A stretch of DNA from Arthrobacter jiangjiafuii:
GTCTGCGCGGGTCTTGCGGTATTCGTCTTTTCAAGTGTTCCGTCGTCCACGAGGTTGCCCTACAGCGGGCAGTTCGGCAGGAACGGGATACCGATGCCGATAGCGATGCTTGTCGCTTTTGTGCCCCTCGTGGGTCTGTGGAAGGCGACTAAGAAGCCGGATGCGCACGAGATGGGGAAAGGTTCCCGTCTAACTTCTTATATCCTCGGAACCGCATTGATCCTGGCCTTGGTCGGAGCCCAATCGGCTATGGCCCATGCAATTCTAGTGGAGGGCGGATCAGGGAAGGTCACCTCCGTGACCTCGCCCTCGGGAGCGGTCACCCGGTATGAATACGACCTCTGCGGCCGGCCCTGGAAAACCATCGACGCCCTCGGCGCGGTCACGGAACTGGTGTACGACGCCGACCAGCGCATGCATTGAGGGTGCGGTTAACCAGGTGATTCGGCCCGGTGGGGACTTGTCGATACAAAATGTCGGAGCTTCAGCTGGTCTGGGGTTCTTCAACGGTGCAGACGGACCCACAGTCGGTTTGCGCCGCGCGCGCTGAGCCACAATGCAAAAGGGACGGGAACTGAATTGGGACGAAGGATAAAAGGTAGGAACGATATGGAGGGCGCAGAGGCCTTGGATCGTTCTTCGCATAAGTCTCCCCAGCAATCGCGGAAAAATCGGGTATTTGCCTGGACGTTCTTTCTTGCAATTTTGGTTTTGGGCTTGGTCGTGGTGGCCGGGCCTTGGATGGTTACCAGTTACGACAAGGAACACCATGTATCGATTGAATGCAACGTGACTGGCGCTGAAGGGGGACTATCTTCTGCAAGTGCTCGCGGCTCCGCGACCTGGTCACAGGTGAGTATCAGCACGTCAGACTGTGGGACGCTGGTGTTGTCGTCGGGGATCAACCAATCGAACCGGGACGCTATTGCGGCTGAGTTGGCCGTGGGGGGAGAGTTTTCCTTTGAGATTGGGGCGGCCACTCAGTCTTTGCGCTGGCTCACTGATCCCATCGGCATGACGCCGGCAGTATGGGCGTACCAAAAGATCAATGGAGGTCCTGAGTAGGCTACGAAGAAGTCGTTTGGCCCGGTAAGAAGACTCCGACGGGCACCGCACCGGCTTCACAGATGCCACCGGAACCACCACCACCTACAGCCGGGACGCCGTCGGCCGGGTGAAGACCGTTCGCAATCCACGGCTCGGGGAGGCAAGGTTCACCCATGACGCGGTCGGACGGCTGACCGCTGTCACGGCAGGGGAGCTGGTGCAGGAGTGGGCGTACCGCTACGGGTATCTGTCCGAGCACACCCGCATCGACCGTGCAGACCCGGAGGCCTCCGCGGATATCACCCTGATTGGCCGGGCTGAGGACGGCCGGATCATCGGCCTGACCCGCGCCGGCGCGGTGACCCGGTATGGGTACGACGGCGCGGGTCAGCTCGTTGCCGGTGCCACCACGCCCCTGGGGAAAACCGGCGCTGCGGCCACCGACCGGGCGCAGGTCTCGGAGTGGGAGTACGACGCCGGCGGCCGTCTGGTCCGCGAATACACTCCGGCCGGGCCGCGGACGTATGCCTACGACGCGGCGGGGCAGCTGCTGTCGGCGGCCGATGCGGATGGGTCCCGGACGGAGTACGTCTATGACGGGCTGGGCCGGCGGTCCCGGCTGATCGGTGCGGACGGGGCCTGGACCGAATACGCCTGGGGTGAGACCGGGTATCTGCAGGGGACTGTGGACCGCACCCCGGACGGGGCCGAGACCGCCCGGCATGAGCTGTGGGTGGATTTCCTGGGCGAGCTGGCGTCAGTGGACGGGTGCCCGTTGTGGTGGGACAGTGCCAGCGGAATCCCTTCCCTGACCGGCATCGGGAACGAGCAGGTGTTGAACCTGCCCGGCTGTGTCACCGGGATCGGCGAGGCCTGGATAGCCCCGGGTTGGCGGGCTGCCCGGCCGACGGATGAAACCGATCCGTGGCCGGCGCTGGGCGCCTCGGTCATTCCGGAACCTGGTGTTGTGTCCGGCATGGGTGCCGGATCCGGTTCCGGGGTTTCCTCCGGTAGTTTGCCGGCACGAATCAGCCTCACCGGCAACGGCGGCCTGGATGTTGCCGGTCTGGAATGGCTCGGCGCCCGGGCCTATGACCCTACCGCCCGTGGTTTCCTTTCCACCGATCCGCTGGCCCCGGTGCTCGGGGCGGGCTGGGACGGTAACCCCTACGCGTATGCGGGCAATAACCCGTTGAACGCCAGTGACCCTACGGGTCTGCGTCCGTTGACGGACGAGGAGCTGAAGGCGTACGACGGCGCCAGGCGGGGCATGTTGGCGGCCGCTGGGGACTGGGTCAAGGACAACTGGGAGTACGTGGTCGGCGGGGTCGCGATAGTTGGCGGAGCGGCGTTGATGTTCGTTCCCGGCGGACAGCTCGTCGGCGCGGGATTGATAAGTTTCGGTGCCGACGTCGTGATCCAGAAAGCAACCACCGGGGAGGTGAACTGGACGCAGGCCGGGGTCTCCGGCGGTCTGGGCATGCTAGGTTTCGGAGCTGGCGCGATGGCTGGCAAGCTCCTCACGAACCCAGCGGCCCGTGCGGCCGTGACGAACGGTGTCGATGGGGCAGTAAGCGGCGCCGGCGGCTATTTCACTGGGCCGGTCCGCATACTACTTCCGGGGTCCTGAAGGCTGCTGCTGTCGGTGGGGCCACGAGCGCTGTGCCCATGGGCGGGCTGCCTGCTAAAGCCACGACCCGAAATCTGGGTGACCTGCCACCAAGTCTGGAGGGATTGCCTGGTAACCCGGCAGCTAACTTCACAGACGGCGTCTACACTTCGAGATACCTCACGGAAGATACTACTTTCTACCGGGCCGGATTGTCCGGCGAGCAGCCGGGTCGCAGGTGGTCTGGGATGCCCCCGTCAGTATTGCGCAGGTTAGAAATGACAAAGCGTTATGTGACGTGTGGCAAACTGGCGCTGAAAGTCGAATCGATAGCGCGTTCGAGGCCAGGTCCCCCCGGTACTGCGGTGTATGAGGGAATGACCGCGCCGCAGACAGCCATGGATGGAACAATCTATCCGGGCGGGACACCCCAAGTCTTTATTCCAGACGCGAGGACCAGTGCAGAGATAACCAACAAGTGGGGATTAAGTTAGTCATGGGTGCAGATATAAATACTGTAACGATAGAGATGCTGCGGTTCGCTGGGTTACTGAGACTCATGAGTAGGTCCGGTCTAGCTCAAAATTACGAGTCTTTGGCCGTGGAACTCCGAGCTGACCCATCGCCTCAGACTGTAAGTGAAGCACGTGAGTTCATCTTGGATTCCTTTAGGGGAGGCATGGGCGGCCTCACCGACATATACGTACAGAAGAAGGACGGATCGGTAGATGAGGTGCTAAACGCCGAATATGAAAGTCTCCTTCAGAAGCTTACTGATTTCGCGAATGACGCTTAGAAACTGGGCGCAGCTTGCAGACCAGGTTGTGGAGGGGTCACGACTTGGGCGTGGCGGGCTACCAATAGGAGAAGCAGTGTTCATTAAAAACAATTCATATCTGCGTCTGGTTCGTGTTCCCGAGCGCCATGGCATATTCGTCAGGGGGGACAACGTGTACGAAGTGATGACCAGTCCAGGCGTGGTCAAAACCGTGCCGGCCAAACAGTTGGGTGAAGCATTGGGGTTGGCTCCACGTGAACCGAGGAATGACTTGCAGGAATGTCGGCGGACCGCACAGCGTCTCTTTAGGGAGGGCAAGCACGAGGACTGGGTCGAATACTCAACAGCCATCGTGGTGCCCGGCGAATCTCTAACCGCATACTGACGAGCTGTGTGTCATTCTCGACAGATCACGGATCAGAGCCCTCCATGTCCAGATTAAGGCTGGACATGGTGTCGGGCATGTCCGGAAATGCAGGGAAAATCTCTTGTTGACATTGAAGCCCCAATGGGGATGAACTCACAATGGACAAAGGTCCAATGATGTTTCAAGCCGAAGATGCCCGCCCTTGAGTGTTGGACCACCTTGAAGAACTTTTCCTTATACATGTCATTCACCCAGATTCCAAGACGCCTGTAGATCCTGACTATAGCCCGCGTTACGGGAAGCCCTAATTTATCCACGGGTGGATGCCCTCGGTGAACTTGCGACCGTGGACGGTTGCCCGGTGTGGTGGGACAGTGCCAGCGCAATCCCTTCCCTGACCGGCATCGGCGACGAGCAGGTGTTGAACCTGCCCGGCTGTGTCACCGGCATTGGCGAGGCCTGGATAGCCCCGGGTTGGCGGGCTGCCCGGCCGACGGATGAAACCGATCCGTGGGCGGTGCTGGGCGCCTCGGTCATTCCGGAACCTGGTGTTGTGTCCGGCATGGGTGCCGGATCCGGTTCCGGGGTTTCCTCCGGTAGTTTGCCGGCAGGAATCAGCCTCACCGGCAACGGCGGCCTGGATGTTGCCGGTCTGGAATGGCTCGGCGCCCGGGCCTATGACCCTACCGCCCGTGGTTTCCTTTCCACCGATCCGCTGGCCCCGGTGCTCGGGGCGGGCTGGGACGGTAACCCCTACGCGTATGCGGGCAATAACCCGCTGAACGCCAGTGACCCTACGGGTCTGCGTCCGCTGACGGACGAGGAGCTGAAAGCCTATGACGCGTCCAGCCGTGGTGCTTTTGCTGCCGTCGGTGACTGGATGGACGATCACGCTTACCTTGTGGCCGGTATTGCTGTCGTGGCGGGCGTAGCTCTTATGTGCACTGGTGTTGGCGGTCCTGTCGGTGTGGCTTTGATTGGTGCCGCCTCGGGCGCACTGATCAGTGGCGGCGTCTCGATTGCTTCGCAGAAGGCTGCTAATGGCAATGTAGATTGGGGTCAGGTTGGTGTCGATACGCTGATCGGTGGCGCTGCGGGATTGGCTGGTGGTGGAGCCGCGGCGGTTATATCGAAGATTGCCCCCACCGTGGCACGGGCAGCCCCGGCGGTGGCACGGGCCGGCCGCGCGACTTTGGCCCGGCTCCCAGTAGGACAGATGGGCAAGTCCGCAGTCACCAACGCGCTAGGTGGTGGCGTAAGCAATACAGGAATGTATCTCATAACGGCTGAGGACCGGTCTTTCCGAGGCGTTGCCGGCGCGTTCGCAGGTGGCGCCGTTACCGGTGCCGTAAGTCCTCAGGGTGGATACCTGGCACCGCTAGTTGGCGGACGTGGTGGACAAGCAATCCAATTGGGCATCGGGGCAGGAGGAGCTGTGGCTGGTGGCGCCGTGGACAAAGCGATCGCTGGTAAGAGCTACGCGTGGCAAGAGGTGGTATTCGATGCTGCCGGGGGCGGAGCTCTTTCCCATTTCCCTGGTGCTTCTGCGTTGAACCCCGGGAACTCCAAGCCTGGATGGATGGATCATTCCTTCGCTGCTAATGGTGCCGCCCATGCTTCAGCTATCGTGGGTGGCGCAAAATTTGTCCTAGGCCCGGACGCAGCAGGTATCCTATCGCGGTGAAGGATAATCCAAGTGCTCAGAATCAACATCGGTTACGAGAACTCACTGAGCAAGATCTGCTGCTAGGGAAGAAGGCATCTCGAATCATCGATATCCTCTGCCTTGTTGGTTTGATTGCCTGCACGGGAATTGCGGTTTACATATTTATGAGTGTCCCCCTTGGTGCTCGGATGTCTTACAGTGGACAGTTCGGTAGGAACGGGATTCCGGTGCCCGTGGCGATGCTTGTTGTTTTGGTTGTTCTTTTTCTCTTCTGGCGCGGCGGCAAGAAGCCCGATGCCCACCATATGGGGAAAGGTGGCCGTATCGTACTTTATATCCTAGGGCCGGCAATAGTTGTGGGGTGTGTTGCTGGTCAGTTGGTTATGGCGCAATCGATCCTTGGCTAAAAGCGGAGCTCGTCTAATTTGAGGTGCGATCCCGGTGTGGCGTGCTTGCTGAAACCGGCGGATTTATTGAAGTCTGCGCCCCTTTCGCTGGGTACGTCGACTGAGCCCTGACAGTTTACGAACATCTCTGATGAGGACGGACCGTCCAATTCCTGCATCGCAGATCCCGAGGGTCGGCTTGGTTTCGGTGCGGGCGCGATGGCTGGCAAGCTCCTCACGAACCCCGCCGCGCGTGCGGCCGTGACGAACGGTGTCGAGGGGGCAGTAAGCGGAGCCGGCGGCTATTACAACGGTCCAGGACCATACAGCCGCGGGCGCACTAAAAGCCGCCGCGACAGGCGGCGCCACGAGTGCGGTGCCGTTACCTGGCGCGGGTAAAGCCCATCTGACCCCCTCGGCTACGCCAAGGCTGGGAGACCTCCCCACTAGACCAGAAGGGGTGGTCTACCTGCGCATTGACGACCTCGGCGGCGTGAAACCTTACGTGGGGCAGTCAAAGAGCTGGGAAAGGTACGATTTGCGGCAAACTGAACACGACCGCGCTTTCCCTGAAGCACGGTTCCGGTTCGAAGAATTGGGCTTCGCCGATCCGGGAGTCAAGTTGGATAGGCTGGAAGAGTTCTACATCCGCCAGCATGGCGGGCCAACAAACAAGGGGAATCCGGATGGTCTGCTTTCGAACAAGCGACACCAGATGAATGATATGCGATATACAGATGCTGGAGGAGATCTATGGTAAGGGCTCAAAAATGGGCTTCTTTGAAAGACGGTGACGTCTTCAAGATTCCTCTAGGCGATGGCAGGGCGGCTGTTGGCCAAGTTGTTTCTTCATACTTGTCCGCGTATTACGTGGTTATTTTCGATTTCGTGGCATCGGAGGAAGAAGTGCCTTCGCTGGTCACGGAGGCGCTCCAGTCTGAGCCACTCTTTGCTGGATTGTCGAGGGATGCCCTGTTCCGACCAGGGCGATGGCAGGTGCTCGAAAACAGGACAGTAGACAGTCGAAAATACCTCCCGGCATACAAAGTCGGGTGGCAGGTTCCAGGAGAGTACATGGTGGTGGACTTTTCTGGTGAGAGAATGCGCCCTGCCACTGAATTGGAGAAGGAGATACTGCCCAACAGGACTACATTATCTGCTGCGATCTTTGAAGATGCTGTCCGAGCGCACGTTGGTTTGGAACCTTGGAAAGAGTTCTTCGATGAGCTCCGCGTCGGGGATAGTGTCAAGAGCGCTGACCTTTTCGACGCCTGAGGAGGCCAGCTGACGGGGGCAACTGCTCTGAGGGGCATGGAGTTGCGCGATAATTTTCTTTGGGACCCGGAATCCCATTGATGCGGATTAGTCCGATTATGTCGGCGGATCAGTGGGAGAGGGAGACCGCCGGCTGGCGTGTCCGAAGGCAGAAGTTTAAGAAAAGTCCAGAGATGCCATGCAAGAACGTCCCCAGTCACCGGCACGACCCGATGTGGCACGTCTGCACCTGAACGCGAGCCCGCGCAGCTGATCTCTCCGCTCGGCACATTAAGAGGGTCCCGCCCCGGGTCATTCCGGGACGGGGGGGGTCTGGAGAGTCAGGTTCTACGGTTTGTCCTGAGATAAGCCCGGAGCTTTTCTGCGCGTCGTGCCTACCCCCACGACCGGTGCTCGGGAGATCGCACCCTCGGATGCCTGAATGTCAGCCAGAGTCCACGGTTGAGGGAGTTTTACAACGAGCTCATTCAGACTTTCCCTCCAATGAACGGACCTGATTCTCCGACGTGTGCGGAAATCGACGAGGATTCGGATGTGGAAAGCCGGGTCGCCGACTACACGATCGGGACGAGATTGGTCTATGGGGCGTTTGCGTGGAGTCAGGAGGCCCAGGTGCGGTCTCTTTTTACTGCCTTGGCTTCAAAACATGGTGTTGCCGTCGCTTTGGTCAGCGACGGCGGTGAGATCCTGCGCCCGTCGGCACCCGGAGCCGACAAGAGCGCCAAGCCGGCACGCAAAAGGTTCTGGGGCAGGTGAGCCGCCCGGCCGCTTGGATCGCTCAGCGGCGTACCTGGTAGCGCAGGTGAAGCACCCGGTTGCCCTGAATCACCGCGTCAGGTTCCTCCAACAGGTGCTGCGCGTCGACCGACCCGAAGTAGCGCTTACCGGACCCGAAGACGACGGGTGCGATGTCCATGCGCACCTCGTCCACCAGCCCCGCGGCAAGCGCCTGGCCGCCGACGTCGCCGGCTGCGACCTCGACCAGACGGTCACCGGCAAGCTCCTGCGCCCTGGCCACGCCAGCTTCGACGCCGTCGACGAAGTGAAACGGCGCCTCGGGGTCCCAGCCTTCGGGCTTGGGCCGGTGCGTCACGACGACCACGTGATCGATTCCGCCGGGGGGCTTCCCATCCCAACCGTCCGTCAGGTCAAAGACATGGCGGCCGGCGACGGTGGCCCCGATCTGGTCCCAGTACGGCCGGATGTAGTCGTAGGACGTTTGTGACACCTTCAACTCACCGCTTTCATCCAACGCCACGTCGCCGCTGAGCAGCCAGTCAAACAGCGGTCCGGGCTGGTCGTCCCTGTCCGCAATGAAGCCGTCCACTGAAACCGATGCATACATGACTACTTTGCCCATGGTTGCTCCTCGTCTCGGCGCTGCCCTCGGTCGTCATACAGTCCCTCCAGTGGAGCCCGTGGCGCCTGGGCCTCTTTCTCCACGGCCACAGTATTGTTGCCGCCCAGCCCGGGTACACCCCGCAATGTGAAGAACGGGCATGCTTGGGGAAAGGCGGCCTTACCGGCTTCCATGGCTGCAATACACTCGCCGTAGGCTGCCATAGACTCACTGCATTCGGACACGCCGTTCGGCGTTCATAGCCTGAAGGAGACCCATACCCAATGTCGGACAACCCGGCTCTGCCGGCACTTTATGACCACATGATCGAGTGCGGGATTGTCGATCTGGATCCTTGGGCCCTGTTACGGGGAGACAAGCAATGCCGCCGCGCACAACATATTGAGAAAGTACTCCCAGGCTGGGGAATCATTCCTTTTGCGCAGAGGACTGATAACGATGATGTGGCGTGCTGGACCGGCAGCAAGGTTGTAGTGATCGACGACTGGGATGTTTGGGCGGACGAGAACGGGGCGCCAAAACGCCATGTGGCACGCGAGTACGCCTCCATGGAGGAATGGTTCCTTGCTGCCGCGCAGGACTTCATCGAGTTCGACTGGAGCTGACCCGTGTCCAAGGCTCCGGCACCAGATAGTAGCTCCGGCACTAGATAGTAAAGGCAGCACATACATGAGCAGCATCCCCAGCCGGACAGATATCAGCAGGCTGTTGTCCCATGCACTTCGCCATGTGCCCGGTGAGTACGGGCTGGTGCTGGACCCCGAAGGATGGGTGCCGGTCAGCGAGGTGCTGGGCGCCTTCCACCGGCTTGGCCCGGAGTGGGAATCCGTTGACGAAGCAGTGCTCCAGGACGTGCTGGCTGCGGCAGAGAAAAAGCGGCACCAGATAAAGGACGGCCGGATCCGGGCCGTCCATGGACACTCCGTCCCCGTACAGCCATCGAATCAACCGAGCCAGCCCCCTGCGGTGCTCTTCCACGGGACCGCACGCGACGCCGTCGCCGCGATCCGTGAAGCAGGAATCCTGCCCATGCAGCGGCAGTACGTCCATCTCTCGGAAACCGTGGACCAGGCACGGCAGGTGGGGAGGCGCAAGGACACGGACCCGGTGATCCTGGCCGTTGATACCAGCCTCGCCGTCTCGCAGGGGGTTGGCTTCCACCGGTCCGCTTCGGGAGTCTGGCTGGCCGAAACCATCCCCGCTGCCGCGGTGGACATCCTGGAAGAGGGTATCGCCGCCCCTGAAAGCGTCATGGCCAGCCCCGAAAGACTCCGGCAAATCACCGCGGAGCTGGTCGCGCTTTATGAAGAGTATTCCTATGACGACATGGCACGATACTTCAAATCCGTGCTGGCCATGGTCATCGAGGCCGAGGGCCGCCCCGCTGTTTGTAAGGATGTTGCCAGGGACATCCTGTCCGCCTACCGCGGAATGGGCAGCCTGAATGATCAGGTAATAATGCATAACGGAGTGGTTGCCTACGAGGCAAACGGCCGCCTCAATAAGTTGTTGAGGGAACTGCACTCAGTGGCAGTGGAGCTGGCCACCCGGCGACCCGACTGACCACTTCAACAAAGCCTTGACGTGAAGTAAAGCTTCATGGCACGCCGTCAACTCAGCACCGATGCGCCGAGTTTGCTGCCTGCGGCGCTCAGCGCGACGGCGCCCACCAGGACCGGTCCGAGAGTCCGCCACCTTCCCGGCAGACCAGGCCGGAGCCATCAACGGCATCTTTGAGGCCGGCAGTCCGATTGCCCTGAACAGCCTGCCGCCGGAAGCTCCGGGATTCGCCGCGCAGTCGCTGGCGCTGGAGGCGCTGGGCCAGGGCCTCTCGAAAGCCTCCGCAAGCAGTAGCCGGCCCGGGGAGGGGCGACGACGGCGGCAGGAATGTGCCGCCGTCGTCGTCATTTCCATCACGCGCGGCGGCCGCAACATGCGGACACCGATGGGGGAGCGGCAGGGTTTATGCGTTTGTATGGATTGACACCCAGTCTCCCAGCACAAAGGTCCGGCCATGAGTACAGACATCAGCACTGAAAACACCACCACCGAGTACATCCTGGACGGCGAGAGCTTGGATGCGATTTTCCGCGAGGCACGCACGGCCAACACCTTTACCGATGAGCCGGTGACCGACGAACAGCTGCGCACCATTTACGAACTGACCAAGTTCGGGCCTACCGCCATGAACATCCAGCCACTGCGCATCACCTGGGTCCGCTCCGCCGAGGCGCGCGAAAAGCTGGTGGCGCACATGGCCGACGGCAACAAGGCCAAGACGGCGTCGGCACCGATGGTTGCCATCCTCAGCTTCGACACCGAGTGGCACGAGCAGTTCCCGGTGTTCTTCCCCATTGCTCCCGAGCGCAAGGCCATGTTTGACGGCAACGATGAACTGCGTGCGGTCATGGGCAACAACAACGGGCACCTGCAGGCCGCCTACTTCATCATGGCCGTCCGTGCCGCCGGCCTGGCTGCCGGACCCATGGGCGGCTTCGACCCCGCCGGCATTGACGCCGAGTTCTTCACCGGCCGGAACCAGCGCAGCTTCATGGTGGTCAACATCGGCAAGCCCGGCGAAAATGCCTGGCACCCCCGCCTGCCGCGCCTGGACTACGACTTCGTCACGGCAACGGTCTAACCAGCGGGTACGACGGCGGCGCTGGGCGGGTTGGTACGCCCCTGGCCCGACGGCGGCGCGCCGGGCGGGTCAGCGCCGCCAGTGGTACGGCGTGGTGCTGGAGACCCGGACCAGTCCGTAGCGTTCCAGGATCGGCCGGGAGTATTCGGTGGAATCGCTGTGGATCAGGGTCTTTCCCAGCTTCAGTGCGGAGCGTGCGCGGGCAGCGGTGAGGGCGCGGTAGATCCCCTGCCCGCGCCACTGCGGAAGGGTCGAGCCGCCCCAGATCCCGGCAAAATCTGTGCCCGCCACCGGTTCCAGCCGGCCGGCACTGACGATCGTGTCCCCGTGCTCGGCGATCCACAGCTCCATGTCCGGGCTCTTCCCGACCCGGCTGAGGAGGGATTCGGCGTTGTTGTTGGAGGCCGGATCGCCGAATACCTCGTCCTGCATCGCGCTCATGGCGCGGATGTCGGCTTCCTCCGTGACTTTGCGCAGGTGCACTCCGGGCGGAAGCTGAACGTCCACGGCCAGGGCGGCCGCTTCGCCGATCATGATCGCTTCCGGCGCGCCCGGCTCGAACCCGTTGCGCACCAACGCGTCGTGCAGGCCCGGTGCGTGATCGTGGCCCCGGGTCTTCCATTCCACCCGGGTGACGGCGGGGTCCCGGCGGTAGTGGGCAAGCGCTTCCACCACCCATGCCCGGATCGCGGACTCGTCAGCGTCCTCGAACGCGCCGTGGGTAATGAACCCCATGCCGCCGTCGAAGGTTGCGAGCCACAAAGGCCCGAGGCGGACGAGGGCGCTTGCTCCGGTGATCTCCGCATCGGTGCGGAGCTGGTTCTCATACGCGGTGAGGTGCTGTGAAAGTGTCATTGATTGCCACGGTACAGCGCCGGACCCGGGGATGTGTTCCGACTCACGAAATAGTTGATAGACAGCAACTACTTATATAGTTGATACAAATCAACTATTAGCAGGAGCCCGATGTCCCCCGAAGCACGTCCCGATCCGAAGAAGACCATCAAGAAGGGAAAAGCCCCAAAGCGGACCGCTTCCCCTGATGGCACCATGACGCACAAGCAGGTGCTGGAGTCCCTCTCCGGCCTGCTGCTGGGCATGTTCGTCTCGATCCTGGCCGGAACCGTGGTGTCAACCTCCCTGCCGCTGATCGTCTCGGACCTCGACGGCGACCAGTCCGCGTACACCTGGGTGGTGACCGGCACGCTGCTGGCAACCACCGTTTCCACCCCGCTCTGGGGTAAGTTCGCAGACCTGTTCAACCGCAAGCTCCTCATCCAGCTTGCCCTGGGCATCTTTGTGCTGGGATCCGCCCTGGCCGGCTTCTCCCAGGACACCAGCACGCTGATTATCTTCCGCGTCCTGCAGGGTCTGGGCGCCGGCGGCCTGGCCGCACTGAGCCAGATCATCATGGCCGACATCATCAGCCCGCGCGACCGCGGCAAGTATGCCGGCCTGTTCGGCGCCGTGATGGCGGTCGGAACCGTCGGCGGCCCGCTGCTGGGCGGCGTGGTCACCGATGCCTTCGGCTGGCGCTGGAACTTCTTCATCGCCCTGCCCGTCGCGATTGCCGCGATCATCCTGCTGCAGCGCACCCTGCACCTGCCCAGGCACCCCAAGCGCAAGGTCCATATCGATTACCTGGGCGCCGTACTGATCGCCGGCGGCGTCTCCCTGCTGATGGTCTGGGTCACCCTGGCCGGCAACCAGTTCGGATGGGCCTCCCTGGCCTCGGTCCTGATGGTCGCAGGCGCTGCCGTGCTGCTGATCGCCGCCGTGCTGGTCGAGTTCAAGTCTCCCGAGCCGATCATCCCGCTGTCCATGTTCAAGAACCGCACCTTCACCCTCGCCGTCGTGGCGAGCATTTCCGTGGGCGTTTCCATGTTCGGCACCTCGGTCTTCCTGGCCCAGTACATGCAGCTGGCCCGCGGTGCCACGCCCACCGAGTCCGGCCTGCTCACCATCCCGATGATGGCCGGCCTGCTGATCTCCTCGACCTACTTCGGCCGGGTCATCAGCCGCACCGGCAAGTGGAAGGCCGTGATGATCTCAGGCGCCGCACTGACCGTCGTCGGCTCCGTCCTGCTGGGCACCCTGGCCTATGACACCAACCTGGTGCTGGTGGGCATCTACATGGCCCTCCTTGGCGCCGGCCTGGGCATGCTCATGCAGAACCTGGTTCTCGTGGTCCAGAACTCCATTGAGGTCAAGAACCTCGGCGTGGCCACCAGCGCGGT
This window harbors:
- a CDS encoding RHS repeat domain-containing protein, which translates into the protein MAHAILVEGGSGKVTSVTSPSGAVTRYEYDLCGRPWKTIDALGAVTELVYDADQRMH
- a CDS encoding RHS repeat-associated core domain-containing protein, which gives rise to MKTVRNPRLGEARFTHDAVGRLTAVTAGELVQEWAYRYGYLSEHTRIDRADPEASADITLIGRAEDGRIIGLTRAGAVTRYGYDGAGQLVAGATTPLGKTGAAATDRAQVSEWEYDAGGRLVREYTPAGPRTYAYDAAGQLLSAADADGSRTEYVYDGLGRRSRLIGADGAWTEYAWGETGYLQGTVDRTPDGAETARHELWVDFLGELASVDGCPLWWDSASGIPSLTGIGNEQVLNLPGCVTGIGEAWIAPGWRAARPTDETDPWPALGASVIPEPGVVSGMGAGSGSGVSSGSLPARISLTGNGGLDVAGLEWLGARAYDPTARGFLSTDPLAPVLGAGWDGNPYAYAGNNPLNASDPTGLRPLTDEELKAYDGARRGMLAAAGDWVKDNWEYVVGGVAIVGGAALMFVPGGQLVGAGLISFGADVVIQKATTGEVNWTQAGVSGGLGMLGFGAGAMAGKLLTNPAARAAVTNGVDGAVSGAGGYFTGPVRILLPGS
- a CDS encoding RHS repeat-associated core domain-containing protein — protein: MDALGELATVDGCPVWWDSASAIPSLTGIGDEQVLNLPGCVTGIGEAWIAPGWRAARPTDETDPWAVLGASVIPEPGVVSGMGAGSGSGVSSGSLPAGISLTGNGGLDVAGLEWLGARAYDPTARGFLSTDPLAPVLGAGWDGNPYAYAGNNPLNASDPTGLRPLTDEELKAYDASSRGAFAAVGDWMDDHAYLVAGIAVVAGVALMCTGVGGPVGVALIGAASGALISGGVSIASQKAANGNVDWGQVGVDTLIGGAAGLAGGGAAAVISKIAPTVARAAPAVARAGRATLARLPVGQMGKSAVTNALGGGVSNTGMYLITAEDRSFRGVAGAFAGGAVTGAVSPQGGYLAPLVGGRGGQAIQLGIGAGGAVAGGAVDKAIAGKSYAWQEVVFDAAGGGALSHFPGASALNPGNSKPGWMDHSFAANGAAHASAIVGGAKFVLGPDAAGILSR
- a CDS encoding Imm26 family immunity protein; this encodes MKDGDVFKIPLGDGRAAVGQVVSSYLSAYYVVIFDFVASEEEVPSLVTEALQSEPLFAGLSRDALFRPGRWQVLENRTVDSRKYLPAYKVGWQVPGEYMVVDFSGERMRPATELEKEILPNRTTLSAAIFEDAVRAHVGLEPWKEFFDELRVGDSVKSADLFDA
- a CDS encoding dihydrofolate reductase family protein; this encodes MGKVVMYASVSVDGFIADRDDQPGPLFDWLLSGDVALDESGELKVSQTSYDYIRPYWDQIGATVAGRHVFDLTDGWDGKPPGGIDHVVVVTHRPKPEGWDPEAPFHFVDGVEAGVARAQELAGDRLVEVAAGDVGGQALAAGLVDEVRMDIAPVVFGSGKRYFGSVDAQHLLEEPDAVIQGNRVLHLRYQVRR
- a CDS encoding RNA 2'-phosphotransferase, producing the protein MSSIPSRTDISRLLSHALRHVPGEYGLVLDPEGWVPVSEVLGAFHRLGPEWESVDEAVLQDVLAAAEKKRHQIKDGRIRAVHGHSVPVQPSNQPSQPPAVLFHGTARDAVAAIREAGILPMQRQYVHLSETVDQARQVGRRKDTDPVILAVDTSLAVSQGVGFHRSASGVWLAETIPAAAVDILEEGIAAPESVMASPERLRQITAELVALYEEYSYDDMARYFKSVLAMVIEAEGRPAVCKDVARDILSAYRGMGSLNDQVIMHNGVVAYEANGRLNKLLRELHSVAVELATRRPD
- a CDS encoding malonic semialdehyde reductase, translating into MSTDISTENTTTEYILDGESLDAIFREARTANTFTDEPVTDEQLRTIYELTKFGPTAMNIQPLRITWVRSAEAREKLVAHMADGNKAKTASAPMVAILSFDTEWHEQFPVFFPIAPERKAMFDGNDELRAVMGNNNGHLQAAYFIMAVRAAGLAAGPMGGFDPAGIDAEFFTGRNQRSFMVVNIGKPGENAWHPRLPRLDYDFVTATV
- a CDS encoding GNAT family N-acetyltransferase; the protein is MTLSQHLTAYENQLRTDAEITGASALVRLGPLWLATFDGGMGFITHGAFEDADESAIRAWVVEALAHYRRDPAVTRVEWKTRGHDHAPGLHDALVRNGFEPGAPEAIMIGEAAALAVDVQLPPGVHLRKVTEEADIRAMSAMQDEVFGDPASNNNAESLLSRVGKSPDMELWIAEHGDTIVSAGRLEPVAGTDFAGIWGGSTLPQWRGQGIYRALTAARARSALKLGKTLIHSDSTEYSRPILERYGLVRVSSTTPYHWRR